The Cellulophaga sp. L1A9 genome window below encodes:
- a CDS encoding ABC transporter permease, whose amino-acid sequence MKFIFDSNTWQEIFGSIGKNKTRTAITIVGVLWGIFIYIALAGAAKGLDNGFERAFESVAMNSMFVWAQSTSMPYEGYKTDRQLQLKLSDVATLKNRLPEIEYIAPRNAKGVFDGEPAIVVRGMKSSSSPVYGDYPVYTKIATKKIYDGGRFINDRDIDQARKVAVIGERTQQELFEEEENPIGSYIRVDNIYFQIIGVHKFVPGGGFESDTDIYIPYTTFRKLYNTGEDVSWLTIAAYDDADVVKAEEDVKSVLKSIHKVNPKDDRAFGAFNLGEIFNRITGFAKGLTFLSLIVGIATILAGVISIGNILLISVKERTKELGVRRALGATPAEVRNQIILESVFLTVVAGVLGIILGAGVLKIVDIFTKGTDLPYTNPTLPIPYVLGALAIMIILGTLIGLIPAQRAVSIKPIDALREE is encoded by the coding sequence ATGAAATTTATTTTTGATAGTAATACTTGGCAAGAGATTTTTGGTTCTATTGGGAAAAATAAAACTAGAACAGCCATTACCATAGTTGGTGTGCTTTGGGGGATATTTATATACATCGCTTTGGCTGGTGCGGCAAAAGGATTAGATAATGGTTTTGAAAGAGCCTTTGAGAGTGTTGCGATGAACAGTATGTTTGTTTGGGCACAAAGTACAAGTATGCCTTATGAAGGGTACAAAACAGATCGACAGTTGCAGTTAAAGCTGTCTGATGTTGCAACCTTAAAAAATAGGCTTCCGGAAATAGAATATATAGCACCCCGTAATGCTAAAGGCGTTTTTGATGGCGAACCAGCAATTGTAGTTCGTGGAATGAAATCTAGCTCTTCTCCAGTGTATGGCGATTATCCTGTTTATACTAAAATTGCTACTAAAAAGATTTATGATGGTGGTAGATTTATAAATGATAGAGATATAGATCAAGCTCGAAAAGTAGCAGTAATCGGTGAAAGAACCCAACAAGAATTGTTTGAAGAAGAAGAAAATCCGATAGGTTCTTATATACGAGTAGATAATATTTATTTTCAAATAATTGGGGTACATAAGTTTGTTCCTGGCGGCGGATTTGAGAGTGATACAGATATTTATATTCCTTATACTACATTTAGGAAATTATACAATACAGGCGAAGATGTTAGCTGGTTAACTATTGCTGCGTATGATGACGCAGATGTGGTTAAGGCAGAGGAAGATGTAAAAAGTGTCTTGAAAAGTATTCATAAAGTAAACCCTAAGGATGATAGAGCTTTTGGAGCATTTAACTTAGGTGAGATATTTAATAGAATTACAGGTTTTGCAAAGGGTTTGACTTTCTTGTCTCTGATTGTGGGAATAGCGACAATCTTAGCAGGTGTTATTAGTATTGGTAACATATTACTGATCTCTGTTAAAGAGCGAACCAAAGAGTTAGGAGTGAGACGAGCTCTAGGAGCTACACCAGCTGAAGTAAGAAATCAGATAATATTAGAGTCTGTTTTTTTAACAGTTGTAGCAGGTGTTTTAGGAATAATATTGGGAGCGGGTGTTTTAAAGATAGTCGATATTTTTACAAAGGGAACAGATTTACCGTATACCAACCCTACACTGCCCATACCTTATGTTTTAGGGGCCTTGGCAATAATGATAATTTTAGGAACTTTAATAGGGTTAATACCAGCGCAAAGAGCAGTGAGTATTAAACCAATTGATGCATTAAGAGAAGAATAA
- a CDS encoding type IX secretion system membrane protein PorP/SprF, translating to MKRIYFIVLLLLVFVAPSRAQEGIPVYFDYLSDNYYLVHPSMAGIGEGGKVRLTARKQWFSVDDAPNLQTLNAHVRVSEKSGVGAIIFNDANGYHSQTGVKFTYAHHLRFGGDARSLNQLSFGLSGTMLQSSLDESEFRSVTPDPAIVGSKISATYFNADLGMSYNYLEFYAHASILNLMSSKRNLYYKDRTDNPQVPEVDNLRRYLLSVGYVFGRSDWQIEPSVMFQMTDFTQEKSMDFNAKVYKDVDFGKVWGGISYRRSFDGAQYATTDDFGEQRLQLITPIVGVNYKNFMVSYNYSYQMGDIRFDNGGFHQITLGYDFLQTEKRYDCKCPAANY from the coding sequence ATGAAAAGGATTTATTTTATAGTACTCCTCCTGTTAGTTTTTGTTGCTCCTTCTAGAGCTCAAGAAGGGATCCCTGTTTATTTTGATTACTTATCAGATAATTATTATTTAGTGCATCCTTCTATGGCAGGTATAGGAGAAGGTGGTAAAGTAAGGCTTACTGCGAGAAAACAATGGTTTAGCGTAGATGATGCTCCTAATTTACAAACGTTAAATGCACATGTTAGAGTAAGTGAAAAGAGTGGTGTTGGCGCTATAATTTTTAATGACGCCAATGGGTATCACTCGCAAACAGGTGTAAAATTTACCTATGCACATCATTTAAGGTTCGGTGGTGATGCTCGTAGTTTAAACCAATTGTCTTTCGGATTAAGTGGTACTATGTTGCAAAGTAGCTTAGATGAGTCGGAGTTTAGGTCAGTAACACCAGATCCTGCAATTGTAGGTTCTAAAATAAGTGCTACTTATTTTAATGCAGACTTAGGAATGTCTTACAATTATTTAGAATTTTATGCGCACGCATCCATCTTAAATTTGATGAGCAGCAAGCGTAATTTATATTATAAAGATAGAACGGATAATCCTCAAGTGCCAGAAGTAGATAATTTACGAAGGTATTTATTGTCTGTAGGATATGTTTTTGGTCGTAGTGACTGGCAAATAGAGCCTTCTGTAATGTTTCAGATGACAGATTTTACCCAAGAAAAATCGATGGACTTTAATGCTAAGGTATATAAAGATGTAGATTTTGGTAAAGTATGGGGTGGTATTTCATACCGAAGAAGTTTTGATGGGGCACAGTATGCTACCACAGATGATTTTGGCGAACAACGTTTACAGTTAATTACGCCAATAGTAGGTGTTAATTACAAGAATTTTATGGTGTCCTATAATTATTCTTATCAGATGGGAGATATTCGTTTTGATAATGGAGGTTTTCATCAAATTACCTTAGGGTATGATTTCTTGCAAACAGAAAAAAGATACGACTGTAAATGCCCAGCAGCTAATTACTAA
- a CDS encoding mechanosensitive ion channel family protein, producing the protein MEKLTDYQEHIDNAINWIWAALPNLILAIVIFIIGLWLIKVVNKMVRKFFIKQDYDPSLESFLQSLISIGLKITLFVLVITQLGVQSSSLVAIIGAAGLAIGLALQGSLANFAGGVLILIFKPFKVGDFIAAQGVDGTVKEISIFTTKLSTFGNQIVIVPNGQLSNNNITNYNAQETRRDKISIGIGYGSDLKKAKEILLKICADYETIFEDPAPAVYVDELAESSVNLTLRFWAKNSDFWEAHFYVMEETKLRFDAEGIEIPFPQVVQYNK; encoded by the coding sequence ATGGAAAAACTTACAGATTATCAAGAACATATAGATAATGCCATTAATTGGATCTGGGCTGCACTCCCTAATTTAATTCTTGCTATAGTGATCTTTATAATTGGTTTATGGCTGATTAAAGTAGTCAATAAAATGGTCCGTAAATTTTTCATAAAACAAGATTATGATCCCTCTTTAGAAAGCTTCTTACAAAGCCTTATAAGCATTGGATTAAAAATAACCTTATTTGTTCTTGTTATTACGCAATTAGGCGTGCAATCTTCTTCTTTAGTGGCTATAATTGGTGCTGCGGGACTTGCTATTGGTTTAGCACTGCAAGGTTCTCTAGCAAATTTTGCCGGCGGAGTATTAATTCTAATATTTAAGCCTTTTAAAGTTGGCGATTTTATTGCTGCTCAAGGCGTAGATGGTACCGTAAAAGAAATATCGATATTCACTACCAAATTAAGCACCTTCGGAAATCAAATTGTAATTGTTCCTAATGGGCAATTATCCAACAACAACATTACTAATTATAATGCTCAAGAAACCCGTAGAGATAAAATTTCTATTGGTATAGGATATGGTTCAGATTTGAAAAAAGCAAAAGAAATTCTTTTAAAAATTTGTGCGGATTACGAAACTATTTTTGAGGATCCTGCTCCTGCAGTTTATGTGGATGAACTGGCAGAAAGCTCTGTAAATCTTACCTTGCGTTTCTGGGCTAAGAATTCAGATTTCTGGGAAGCACACTTCTACGTAATGGAAGAAACAAAACTTAGGTTTGATGCAGAAGGTATTGAAATTCCATTCCCACAAGTGGTTCAGTATAACAAATAA
- a CDS encoding NifU family protein, with protein sequence MKEFTITIVETNNPAILKFDTNHFITKSNNYEYKDIDEAKNSPLAQQLFYLPFVKTVYISANFIALERFSIVEWDDVKDEVAQQLVEYLNSGEPIIHEDKDPKKVPATVYAESTPNPAVMKFVSNKTIVPTAFEFKNIDEAKDSELAKQLFHLPFVKEVFFDENYASVTKYEVADWNEVTFDIRELIRNFIGDGLEVVSAESVVKKKAEAPKTQLQDENLDDTSKKIIDILEEYVKPAVASDGGNIMFKSYDKDTKTVNVILQGACSGCPSSTFTLKNGIENMLKDMMADHVENVVAING encoded by the coding sequence ATGAAAGAGTTCACGATAACTATTGTAGAAACTAATAATCCCGCCATACTTAAGTTCGATACGAACCACTTTATTACCAAAAGTAACAACTACGAATATAAAGATATTGACGAAGCTAAAAACTCACCTTTAGCACAACAATTATTTTATTTACCCTTTGTAAAAACTGTTTATATTTCTGCAAACTTTATTGCCTTAGAGCGTTTTAGTATTGTAGAATGGGACGATGTAAAAGACGAAGTTGCTCAGCAATTAGTTGAATATTTGAATAGTGGAGAACCTATTATTCATGAAGATAAGGATCCTAAAAAAGTACCCGCTACAGTCTATGCGGAAAGTACTCCAAATCCTGCGGTAATGAAATTTGTTTCTAACAAAACAATTGTACCTACAGCATTTGAATTTAAAAACATTGATGAAGCTAAAGATTCAGAATTAGCGAAGCAATTATTTCATTTACCATTTGTAAAAGAGGTTTTCTTTGATGAAAACTATGCATCTGTTACAAAATACGAAGTAGCTGATTGGAATGAAGTCACTTTTGACATAAGAGAATTAATTAGAAACTTCATAGGAGATGGCTTAGAGGTTGTTTCTGCCGAAAGTGTGGTAAAGAAAAAAGCGGAAGCTCCAAAAACACAACTTCAAGATGAAAACTTAGACGATACTTCAAAAAAAATAATTGATATTTTAGAGGAGTATGTAAAACCTGCTGTGGCTAGTGACGGTGGTAATATTATGTTTAAATCATACGATAAAGACACTAAAACAGTAAACGTAATTTTGCAAGGCGCTTGTAGCGGATGTCCTTCATCTACATTTACTTTAAAGAATGGGATTGAAAACATGCTTAAAGATATGATGGCAGATCATGTAGAGAATGTTGTAGCTATCAATGGCTAA
- a CDS encoding dodecin family protein, with the protein MAILKVIEVLANSEKSWEDATKKAVAQASKSVKNIRSVYVNEQSASVEDGEVKDFRVNVKITFEIK; encoded by the coding sequence ATGGCAATTTTAAAAGTAATTGAAGTATTAGCAAATTCAGAAAAAAGCTGGGAAGATGCAACTAAAAAAGCAGTAGCTCAAGCATCAAAAAGTGTGAAAAATATTCGTTCTGTATACGTTAACGAGCAAAGTGCTTCTGTAGAAGACGGCGAAGTAAAAGATTTTAGAGTGAATGTAAAAATCACCTTTGAAATAAAATAG
- a CDS encoding ABC transporter permease — protein sequence MFNRDNWQEIFETIQKNKLRTFLSGFTVAIGIFIFVVLFGFGNGLTNTFNKFFGDDATNVFFVFPGRTTVPYQGYKANRSIEFDNSDLKDIKKDFPMFLEYITPRISRGGLVKYNNESNNYTTQAVGPSHQLNEKTIIMFGRYINENDIEKKAKIAIIGRLVAKDLFKSKNPIGEFIDITGSSFKVVGVFQDDGGDNEERKIYIPYTTRQLIEKNTDKIDQIVIGFKPQIGYAGAMAFQVSLEKYLRSKKFISPKDQNGIFVRNVADQLKQNQQLAVVLQWIVSLVAFGTIIAGIIGISNIMVFVVKERTKELGIRKALGATPKSVIGTILLESVFITTISGFIGMMIGIGVLTSLGKSLDAYFITDPYIDMGVAIFATIILIVCGAIAGYVPARKAARIKPIVALRDE from the coding sequence ATAACTGGCAAGAAATATTTGAAACCATTCAGAAAAATAAACTCCGAACTTTTTTGTCTGGGTTTACTGTGGCTATCGGTATATTTATTTTTGTAGTTCTGTTCGGGTTTGGGAATGGACTTACAAATACCTTTAACAAATTTTTCGGTGATGATGCTACCAATGTTTTTTTTGTATTTCCTGGGAGAACTACGGTTCCATATCAAGGATACAAAGCAAATAGAAGTATAGAATTTGATAATAGCGACTTAAAAGATATCAAAAAAGATTTTCCAATGTTTTTGGAGTATATAACCCCAAGAATATCGCGAGGAGGTTTGGTTAAATACAATAATGAATCTAATAATTACACAACTCAAGCGGTAGGGCCATCACATCAATTAAACGAAAAAACAATTATAATGTTTGGTCGTTATATCAACGAAAATGATATTGAGAAAAAAGCAAAAATTGCTATTATAGGGCGTCTTGTAGCTAAAGATTTATTTAAAAGTAAAAATCCGATAGGAGAGTTTATTGATATTACAGGTAGTTCTTTTAAAGTTGTTGGTGTATTTCAGGATGATGGCGGCGATAATGAAGAAAGAAAAATATATATACCTTATACAACAAGGCAACTTATTGAAAAGAATACAGATAAAATAGATCAGATTGTTATTGGGTTTAAACCACAGATAGGGTATGCTGGAGCTATGGCTTTTCAAGTAAGTTTGGAAAAATATTTAAGAAGTAAAAAGTTTATAAGTCCTAAAGACCAAAATGGAATATTTGTTCGTAATGTGGCAGATCAACTAAAGCAAAATCAACAGCTAGCAGTGGTCTTACAATGGATTGTTTCCTTGGTTGCTTTTGGGACTATAATTGCAGGTATAATAGGGATAAGTAATATTATGGTTTTTGTGGTAAAGGAAAGAACTAAAGAGCTAGGTATCCGTAAAGCACTGGGGGCCACACCAAAATCTGTCATAGGAACCATTCTTTTAGAATCAGTATTTATTACAACGATCTCTGGTTTTATCGGAATGATGATAGGAATAGGAGTGCTCACTTCCTTAGGGAAATCATTAGATGCATATTTTATAACGGATCCTTACATAGATATGGGCGTTGCCATTTTTGCGACGATTATATTAATTGTATGTGGTGCCATAGCAGGATATGTGCCCGCAAGAAAAGCAGCAAGAATTAAACCAATTGTAGCATTAAGAGACGAGTAA
- a CDS encoding vWA domain-containing protein: protein MKNMKRIIGIGFLAFSVTTMNACEMIKKKDVIAPIMAQAHTNEHKHINNTVKIALLLDTSNSMDGLIDQAKAQLWDIVNKFAYVKARCGNDDNHDYIRPNLEIALYQYGNDHLSSHEGYIQQVLGFSGDLDEISEKLFSLRTNGGEEYCGQVIQTSLNQLDWGKNADNLKMIFIAGNEPFTQGKLNYKDAVTNAKEKDVVINTIFCGGYQQGVSSQWKNGALLTGGDYMAIDHNKHIVHIDTPYDAGIVKLNAKLNTTYIAYGSLGQANLQKQYTQDSNAMEVEEAVAVKRAVSKSSRLYNNATWDLVDAADEETFDTSTLEKEQLPVELKNKSDKEIKNYISNKKEERTAIQSEIRELNKKREQFIAENQTDQNQGELENAMLSAIKKQAEMKNYKWDE from the coding sequence ATGAAAAACATGAAAAGAATTATCGGCATAGGTTTTTTAGCGTTTAGCGTTACAACAATGAATGCTTGTGAAATGATTAAAAAGAAAGACGTTATAGCCCCAATCATGGCGCAAGCACATACGAACGAACATAAACACATAAACAATACGGTTAAAATTGCCTTACTACTAGATACTAGCAATAGTATGGACGGACTCATTGACCAAGCTAAAGCACAATTATGGGACATCGTAAACAAATTTGCTTATGTAAAGGCTCGCTGTGGCAACGACGATAATCATGATTACATAAGACCAAACTTAGAGATTGCTTTATACCAATACGGAAATGATCATTTATCGTCTCATGAAGGTTACATACAACAAGTACTAGGCTTTAGTGGAGATTTAGATGAAATTTCTGAAAAACTATTTTCACTGCGCACTAACGGTGGCGAAGAATATTGTGGCCAAGTGATACAAACCTCCTTAAATCAATTAGATTGGGGTAAAAATGCAGATAACTTAAAAATGATATTTATCGCAGGAAACGAACCTTTTACACAAGGAAAACTAAACTATAAAGACGCTGTAACAAATGCAAAAGAAAAAGATGTGGTGATCAACACTATTTTTTGTGGCGGATACCAACAAGGTGTTTCTAGCCAATGGAAAAACGGCGCACTTTTAACTGGCGGAGATTATATGGCAATTGATCACAACAAACATATAGTGCATATAGACACACCATACGATGCAGGTATTGTAAAACTAAATGCAAAACTAAACACAACCTATATTGCTTACGGTAGTTTAGGACAAGCTAATCTGCAAAAACAATATACACAAGATTCAAATGCCATGGAAGTAGAAGAAGCCGTGGCTGTAAAAAGAGCGGTTAGTAAGAGTTCTAGATTATATAACAATGCTACTTGGGATTTGGTTGATGCCGCAGATGAGGAAACCTTTGATACCTCAACATTAGAGAAAGAACAATTACCTGTGGAATTAAAAAATAAGTCTGACAAAGAAATTAAAAATTACATCAGTAATAAAAAAGAAGAACGTACTGCCATCCAATCTGAAATTAGAGAATTAAATAAAAAACGTGAGCAGTTCATAGCAGAAAACCAAACAGATCAAAATCAAGGCGAACTTGAAAATGCGATGTTATCTGCTATAAAGAAGCAAGCAGAAATGAAGAATTACAAGTGGGATGAATAA
- the tsaB gene encoding tRNA (adenosine(37)-N6)-threonylcarbamoyltransferase complex dimerization subunit type 1 TsaB translates to MAILLNLETATTNCSVSIADNGTLLAIKEFDSADYSHAEQLHVFIEEALEMASLNLKDLEGIAVSKGPGSYTGLRIGVSAAKGLCFALDLPLIAIPTLESMACQANTNEVSFVIPVLDARRMEVYSSVFNQNLEEIRETKAEIIDENSFQDYAVKGKVLILGNGAQKCKETLIHPNFSFDTTVVPSAKEMAMLSYKKFKENNVENVAYFEPYYLKDFILLKKKA, encoded by the coding sequence ATGGCAATACTTTTAAATTTAGAAACAGCAACTACAAATTGTTCCGTAAGCATTGCGGATAATGGAACGCTTTTAGCAATCAAGGAGTTTGACAGCGCAGATTATTCTCATGCAGAACAATTGCATGTATTCATAGAAGAGGCTTTAGAAATGGCGTCATTGAATTTAAAGGATTTAGAAGGTATAGCGGTAAGTAAAGGACCTGGGTCGTATACTGGCTTGCGTATAGGTGTTTCTGCGGCAAAAGGCTTGTGTTTTGCACTAGATCTTCCTTTGATCGCGATTCCTACGTTAGAAAGCATGGCTTGTCAAGCCAATACCAATGAGGTAAGTTTTGTGATTCCTGTTTTAGATGCGCGCCGTATGGAAGTGTACTCTAGTGTTTTTAATCAAAATTTAGAGGAGATTAGAGAAACCAAAGCTGAAATTATTGATGAAAATTCATTTCAGGATTATGCAGTAAAAGGTAAGGTGCTAATTTTAGGGAATGGAGCTCAGAAGTGTAAAGAGACTTTAATTCACCCTAATTTTAGTTTTGATACTACAGTAGTGCCTTCAGCAAAAGAAATGGCAATGCTCTCCTATAAAAAGTTCAAAGAAAACAACGTTGAGAATGTTGCTTACTTTGAACCTTATTATTTAAAAGACTTTATTCTACTAAAGAAGAAAGCTTAA
- a CDS encoding efflux RND transporter periplasmic adaptor subunit translates to MKKVIKYVVIGLLVLAALWAAMFFIRTNKKSSITYDTQKPFISNVEKKTVATGKVIPEDEIEIKPQISGIIEEVYLKEGAKVKAGDLIAKIKVVPNEQSMNQAGGRVKNAQLALNNTKIEFDRNKVLFDKGVISSQDFNTLQLQYNQAQQELGNAQADYQIIRKGSAGGSSTANTNIRATVSGTILEIPVKEGDQVIQSNNFNDGTTIATIADLSKMIFEGKVDEGEVAKLKVGSPLEISLGALEGKTFNAKLRFIAPKGVEESGAVQFKIEGDVAVEDDILIRAGYSANASLVLESKKDVLVIPEALLQFDKDTDKPYVEVSVGDQKFERKDIEIGISDGVNVEILSGITEEDQVKIWNKTEPIKKNVEEEETKE, encoded by the coding sequence ATGAAAAAAGTAATAAAATACGTAGTAATAGGTCTATTAGTGTTAGCTGCTTTGTGGGCTGCAATGTTTTTTATTCGAACCAATAAAAAATCATCGATTACCTATGATACCCAAAAACCATTTATTTCTAATGTAGAGAAAAAAACGGTGGCTACTGGTAAAGTAATTCCTGAAGATGAAATTGAAATAAAGCCTCAGATTTCTGGAATTATAGAAGAGGTTTATTTAAAAGAAGGAGCTAAAGTAAAAGCTGGTGATCTTATTGCAAAAATAAAAGTTGTTCCTAATGAGCAATCCATGAATCAAGCAGGGGGAAGAGTTAAAAATGCACAATTAGCCTTAAATAATACTAAAATTGAGTTTGATCGTAATAAAGTGCTTTTTGATAAAGGCGTTATTTCTAGTCAAGATTTTAACACGTTGCAATTACAATACAATCAAGCACAGCAGGAGTTGGGTAATGCGCAGGCAGATTATCAAATTATTAGAAAAGGCTCTGCGGGTGGCTCTTCTACGGCAAATACAAATATCAGGGCTACGGTTTCAGGTACAATTTTAGAAATACCAGTAAAAGAGGGAGATCAAGTCATACAAAGTAACAATTTTAATGATGGTACTACCATTGCAACTATTGCAGATTTGAGTAAAATGATTTTTGAAGGTAAGGTTGATGAAGGGGAAGTAGCAAAATTAAAAGTGGGTTCTCCATTAGAAATAAGCTTGGGAGCTTTAGAGGGTAAAACGTTTAATGCAAAACTTCGCTTTATTGCACCAAAGGGAGTGGAGGAATCTGGGGCTGTTCAGTTTAAAATAGAAGGAGATGTAGCTGTTGAAGATGATATCTTAATTAGAGCGGGGTATAGTGCAAATGCATCCTTAGTTTTGGAAAGTAAGAAGGATGTGTTGGTTATTCCTGAAGCATTATTGCAGTTTGATAAGGATACAGATAAACCTTACGTAGAGGTTTCAGTTGGAGATCAAAAGTTTGAAAGAAAAGATATTGAAATAGGAATATCAGATGGTGTTAATGTAGAAATACTTTCTGGAATTACGGAAGAGGATCAAGTTAAAATTTGGAATAAAACGGAGCCTATAAAAAAGAATGTTGAAGAAGAGGAGACAAAAGAATAA
- a CDS encoding TolC family protein — translation MKFNSILIVFLCTVGIATGQSKKWTLQECVEYAVENNLTIEQFELDLENVQLEKSDALGDFLPDLNASSTLSSNTGFSINPTNNLPTNTTTFNVSGSLSSNITLFNGLRNVHRYNRAKLNAISFQYRLDDLKDDIRLSVVNAYLQVLSNKESLIVFKAQYSVTQQDLLRTKELVDAGVVARGDLLQIEATAATQEQQIVNAENLILISRINLAQLLQITDYENFDIADETFEIPPSEVLTNTPRVIYEKALTFRNDIKFSEMDIELAEKDLKISKGALLPTLSGFFNYGSRYSDATQLLDGTNNLYNPSFKDQLWIFDGLAYGAQLSIPIFNGFTVKNNIKRSKIGVDRAKNQLEQDKLALETTVNQAYVDVTSFSKAYEAAEKTVEANRLAFEYSKERFDVGLMNAFDYSQAQSRVDDAEAQLVRTKYDYILRLKILEFYFGIPITLD, via the coding sequence ATGAAATTTAATAGTATATTAATAGTGTTCTTGTGCACAGTAGGAATCGCGACAGGACAATCTAAGAAGTGGACACTTCAAGAATGTGTAGAATATGCCGTAGAGAATAACTTGACCATAGAGCAGTTTGAATTAGATTTAGAAAATGTGCAACTAGAAAAGTCTGATGCCTTAGGTGATTTCTTGCCAGATTTAAATGCATCGAGTACCTTGTCTAGTAATACAGGTTTCTCTATTAATCCAACGAATAATTTACCAACGAATACCACTACGTTTAATGTTAGCGGAAGTTTGTCGTCTAACATAACATTGTTTAATGGTTTAAGGAATGTACATCGTTATAATCGTGCAAAATTAAATGCTATTTCCTTTCAATATCGTTTAGATGATTTAAAGGACGATATTCGTTTAAGTGTAGTAAATGCTTATCTGCAGGTATTGTCTAACAAAGAGTCTTTAATTGTCTTTAAAGCGCAATATTCAGTTACGCAACAAGACTTATTGCGTACAAAAGAATTAGTAGATGCTGGTGTGGTGGCACGTGGAGATTTACTGCAAATTGAAGCAACTGCAGCTACGCAAGAACAACAAATCGTAAACGCTGAAAATCTAATTTTAATTTCCAGAATTAATTTAGCACAATTATTACAAATTACCGATTACGAAAACTTTGATATTGCGGATGAAACTTTTGAGATTCCACCGTCAGAAGTTTTAACAAACACACCTAGAGTAATTTACGAGAAAGCGTTAACGTTTAGGAATGATATTAAATTTTCAGAAATGGATATTGAATTAGCCGAAAAAGATCTTAAAATTAGTAAAGGAGCATTACTTCCCACACTAAGCGGTTTTTTTAATTATGGCTCTAGATATTCTGATGCTACACAACTTTTAGATGGAACCAATAATCTTTATAACCCATCTTTTAAGGATCAACTTTGGATTTTTGACGGTTTGGCTTATGGAGCGCAATTAAGCATTCCTATATTTAATGGCTTTACTGTAAAAAACAATATTAAACGATCAAAAATAGGTGTAGACCGCGCAAAAAATCAATTAGAACAAGATAAATTAGCGTTGGAGACTACCGTTAATCAGGCTTATGTTGATGTAACGAGTTTTTCTAAGGCCTATGAAGCAGCGGAAAAAACAGTGGAGGCTAATCGCTTAGCGTTTGAGTATTCTAAAGAGCGTTTTGATGTAGGGTTGATGAATGCTTTTGATTATAGCCAAGCACAATCTAGAGTAGATGATGCAGAGGCCCAGTTAGTACGTACCAAGTATGATTATATTTTAAGGCTTAAAATTTTAGAATTTTATTTTGGAATACCTATTACGTTAGATTAA